In the genome of Cryptomeria japonica chromosome 8, Sugi_1.0, whole genome shotgun sequence, one region contains:
- the LOC131857605 gene encoding uncharacterized protein LOC131857605 gives MNTVITAYRRHGYLHKPVTLSYQMQLTEEGKLDPVVGRQPQIERVTQILGCHTKNNPCLIGEPGVGKTAIAEGLAQRIASGDVPETIEGKKVITLDMGLLVAGAAEGAIDAANILKLALARGLRERYELHYKLHYSDEALECAAKLSHQYISDHFLPDKAIDLVDEAGSRVHLRHSQLPEEAKELGKELRVGGNFKERLRELGGLDAVCDVAINCFGFLKEFLEEHFLDAALKLAKMSKMIESVRVLLKCMKVMENATFLSEQNQKHLLETNLKLKSKGLELSFINLVISCIRTLSELLVKHKSQSSVYGRHRNSTVPENDAHVSHSSKCHTKTMKESQISSTVTAVDEDLNMQK, from the exons ATGAATACAGTTATTACAGCATACAGAAGACATGGGTACCTTCACAAACCAGTCACATTATCTTACCAAATGCAACTAACAG AGGAAGGCAAACTTGATCCAGTAGTTGGGAGGCAGCCACAAATTGAAAGAGTTACACAAATATTGGGATGCCACACAAAGAACAATCCTTGCCTTATTGGTGAGCCTGGAGTAGGAAAGACAGCTATTGCTGAGGGACTTGCTCAACGAATAGCTTCAGGAGATGTTCCAGAAACAATTGAGGGTAAAAAGGTTATTACTTTAGACATGGGGTTACTTGTTGCAG GTGCAGCAGAAGGGGCAATTGATGCGGCCAATATCCTAAAACTAGCTCTCGCACGAG GACTACGTGAACGATATGAACTTCATTATAAGCTTCATTACTCTGATGAGGCTTTAGAGTGTGCTGCCAAATTATCACATCAATACATCAGTGATCATTTTCTCCCTGACAAAGCAATTGATCTAGTTGATGAGGCTGGCTCTCGTGTGCACCTCCGCCATTCACAGCTTCCTGAAGAAGCAAAAGAACTTGGCAAAGAACTGAG AGTTGGGGGAAACTTCAAAGAAAGATTGCGGGAGTTGGGTGGACTTGATGCTGTTTGTGATGTTGCTATCAATTGTTTTGGTTTTTTAAAAGAGTTTCTGGAGGAGCACTTTTTGGATGCTGCCCTGAAATTAGCTAAAATGTCCAAAATGATTGAAAGTGTAAGAGTGTTGTTGAAATGCatgaaggtgatggaaaatgcAACTTTCTTAAGTGAGCAGAATCAGAAGCATTTGTTGGAGACAAACTTAAAGCTAAAAAGTAAAGGATTAGAACTCTCTTTCATCAACCTTGTGATTAGTTGCATCAGGACGTTGTCTGAACTGCTTGTGAAGCACAAATCACAAAGTTCAGTTTATGGGAGACACAGAAATTCTACTGTGCCTGAGAATGATGCACATGTTAGTCACAGTTCAAAATGCCATACAAAAACAATGAAAGAGTCTCAGATATCTTCCACTGTCACAGCTGTAGATGAAGACCTGAACAtgcagaagtga